A single Curtobacterium sp. MCJR17_020 DNA region contains:
- a CDS encoding thioesterase family protein, whose amino-acid sequence MRWSDIDAYGHVNNSAMLRLLEEARIVGFWGPDAGELSADGSLPEPIIDGRPGSGTMTVIAGQRLEYLASIPYLRQPLDIQMWIGRLGGASVDVSYEVWSPVGQQPAELYTRATTALVMVDASTNRPRRLTAAERAACEQYLEAPVEFSRP is encoded by the coding sequence ATGCGGTGGAGCGACATCGACGCCTACGGCCACGTCAACAACTCCGCGATGCTGCGCCTGCTCGAAGAGGCGCGCATCGTGGGGTTCTGGGGTCCGGACGCGGGTGAGCTGTCGGCGGACGGCAGCCTGCCCGAGCCGATCATCGACGGTCGGCCGGGCTCCGGCACGATGACGGTGATCGCCGGACAGCGCCTCGAGTACCTCGCGTCGATCCCGTACCTCCGCCAGCCGCTCGACATCCAGATGTGGATCGGGCGGCTCGGTGGGGCGAGCGTCGACGTGTCGTACGAGGTCTGGTCGCCGGTCGGGCAGCAGCCGGCCGAGCTCTACACCCGGGCGACGACCGCGCTCGTCATGGTGGACGCCTCCACGAACCGTCCTCGGCGGCTGACCGCGGCCGAGCGTGCGGCGTGCGAGCAGTACCTCGAGGCCCCGGTGGAGTTCAGCCGCCCGTAG
- a CDS encoding acyl-CoA thioesterase II, with translation MNGEPDFLRTLRLEDTGASTGETILTGANHWSPGGRVFGGQVLAQCIVAAQTTIEGRDIHSMHGYFLRPGDIDVPITFGVERIHDGRSFATRRVQAYQRGVPIFSMIASFQVPDTGVEHQDPYPVDTPSPESLPSAASILSTIDHPVAKAWAERSIDLRHVEGPVFVDVQGEHVPHQAVWFRVQGDLPDDPALHRAVLGYASDLSILEPIMRRHGVAWGTSGVKSASLDHAMWWHRDGRADEWILYTQESPSAQGGRGLAFGRMFSRDGRLLATVAQEGMMRVPTGG, from the coding sequence GTGAACGGCGAACCCGACTTCCTGCGGACACTCCGACTCGAGGACACCGGTGCGAGCACGGGTGAGACGATCCTCACCGGCGCGAACCACTGGTCCCCCGGCGGGCGGGTGTTCGGCGGCCAGGTGCTCGCCCAGTGCATCGTCGCTGCGCAGACCACCATCGAGGGGCGTGACATCCACTCGATGCACGGGTACTTCCTGCGCCCCGGCGACATCGACGTACCGATCACCTTCGGCGTCGAACGCATCCACGACGGTCGGTCCTTCGCGACGCGGCGCGTGCAGGCCTACCAGCGCGGTGTGCCGATCTTCTCGATGATCGCGTCGTTCCAGGTGCCGGACACCGGGGTCGAGCACCAGGACCCGTACCCGGTGGACACGCCGTCACCGGAGTCGCTGCCGTCCGCCGCGTCGATCCTCTCCACCATCGACCACCCCGTCGCCAAGGCCTGGGCCGAGCGCTCGATCGACCTGCGGCACGTCGAGGGACCGGTGTTCGTCGACGTGCAGGGCGAGCACGTGCCGCACCAGGCGGTCTGGTTCCGTGTGCAGGGCGACCTGCCGGACGACCCGGCGCTGCACCGTGCGGTCCTCGGGTACGCCAGCGACCTGTCGATCCTCGAACCGATCATGCGGCGGCACGGCGTCGCCTGGGGCACGTCCGGCGTGAAGAGCGCCAGCCTCGACCACGCGATGTGGTGGCACCGCGACGGTCGGGCCGACGAGTGGATCCTGTACACGCAGGAGTCCCCCAGCGCGCAGGGCGGCCGGGGGCTCGCGTTCGGCCGGATGTTCTCCCGCGACGGACGCCTGCTGGCGACCGTGGCGCAGGAGGGCATGATGCGGGTCCCTACGGGCGGCTGA
- a CDS encoding NAD-dependent epimerase/dehydratase family protein produces the protein MHVLLTGASGYIGSSVLRALVAHGHEVTAIVRSDEKAQHVRDAGGHALVGDVTDTEVVERLLHETDGVVHTASAPDVDPDFTATVLRASAGTPKPFVHTGGIFTFGNSTDISEQSPIDPPELTSWRTANEAAVRTSDVRTTIVAPGIVYGRGAGIPAMFVSDGTQPVTLVGDGSQRWTTVHVDDLGELYVLALERAEQDGYIVAATGDNPTVRELAEAGAHGAPVVPESVDASRERLGGAFADALFLHQEASGAHARSAYGWNPTHPSLVQDLATGSYAR, from the coding sequence ATGCACGTCTTGCTCACCGGTGCGTCCGGGTACATCGGTTCCTCTGTCCTCCGCGCCCTCGTCGCCCACGGGCACGAGGTGACCGCCATCGTCCGCTCCGACGAGAAGGCGCAGCACGTGCGTGACGCCGGTGGGCACGCCCTCGTCGGGGACGTCACCGACACCGAGGTCGTCGAACGACTGCTGCACGAGACCGACGGCGTCGTCCACACGGCGTCCGCGCCCGACGTCGACCCGGACTTCACCGCGACGGTCCTGCGCGCGTCCGCCGGCACACCGAAGCCGTTCGTGCACACCGGCGGCATCTTCACCTTCGGCAACTCGACGGACATCTCCGAGCAGTCGCCGATCGATCCGCCCGAGCTGACGTCGTGGCGCACGGCGAACGAGGCTGCCGTGCGGACGAGCGACGTGCGGACCACGATCGTCGCCCCGGGCATCGTGTACGGGCGAGGTGCCGGCATCCCCGCGATGTTTGTCAGCGACGGCACCCAGCCGGTCACGCTGGTCGGTGACGGCTCGCAGCGCTGGACCACGGTGCACGTCGACGACCTCGGCGAGCTCTACGTCCTCGCGCTGGAGCGTGCCGAGCAGGACGGGTACATCGTCGCCGCGACCGGGGACAACCCGACGGTGCGCGAACTCGCCGAAGCGGGGGCGCACGGCGCACCGGTCGTCCCCGAGAGCGTCGATGCTTCGCGTGAGCGACTCGGCGGGGCCTTCGCCGACGCGCTGTTCCTGCACCAGGAGGCGTCCGGCGCCCACGCCCGTTCCGCCTACGGCTGGAACCCGACGCACCCGTCCCTGGTCCAGGACCTCGCCACCGGTTCGTACGCGCGCTGA
- a CDS encoding globin: MTDPTPPSSGPGGAGLGMPGVPAQPITLRVGEHGVSATGSLFDRIGGAPTFDRLVRRFYEGVQQDDVIWPMYPADDLEGAIWRLSAFLQQYWGGPGTYSEERGHPRLRMRHNPFRITSEARERWLHHMREAVESLQLAPLDEAELWAYLDRAAHAMTNTFD, encoded by the coding sequence GTGACCGATCCCACACCCCCGAGCAGCGGCCCCGGCGGGGCTGGTCTCGGCATGCCCGGGGTCCCCGCGCAACCGATCACGCTGCGGGTCGGCGAGCACGGGGTCTCGGCCACCGGCTCGCTCTTCGACCGCATCGGCGGCGCCCCGACCTTCGATCGGCTCGTCCGCCGCTTCTACGAGGGTGTGCAGCAGGACGACGTCATCTGGCCGATGTACCCGGCCGACGACCTCGAGGGCGCGATCTGGCGCCTGTCGGCCTTCCTGCAGCAGTACTGGGGCGGGCCGGGCACCTACAGCGAGGAGCGCGGACACCCCCGGCTCCGGATGCGGCACAACCCGTTCCGCATCACGTCCGAGGCCCGCGAGCGCTGGCTGCACCACATGCGCGAGGCCGTCGAGTCCCTGCAGCTCGCGCCCCTCGACGAGGCCGAGCTCTGGGCGTACCTCGACCGCGCCGCGCACGCCATGACGAACACCTTCGACTGA
- a CDS encoding mechanosensitive ion channel domain-containing protein, translating into MTLAAETSDVPKWASNAFTQFVDAWHIPITIVITIIAAIILRVILRRMIKQIVDRVVNGVKKRQGAEDTQALIASPVQTARVVQRTRTLGSVLENLATVIVVVVALAIIIPVAIPNAAVGIVGGASLVAAGLAVGAQSIVKDLLSGIFMILEDQAGVGDVVDTGQATGVVENVGLRVMQVRDVNGILWFVPNGQILRVGNLSQGWSRVLVDITVPYDTDIDAVQDALLKAAVTMSQEPRWRQRIVEKPEIWGLQSVSPDGMVFRLVVKTRASELDVVGRELRARLKHAVDELGITLPAMAMIMPEGWENATSINGLRSVQTRPTPAPTKPRRPKRNVLGQPIRTDDHRDGGKDSQ; encoded by the coding sequence ATGACCTTGGCTGCAGAGACCTCCGACGTCCCGAAGTGGGCATCCAACGCGTTCACCCAGTTCGTCGACGCCTGGCACATCCCGATCACGATCGTGATCACGATCATCGCGGCGATCATCCTGCGCGTGATCCTCCGCCGCATGATCAAGCAGATCGTCGACCGTGTCGTGAACGGCGTGAAGAAGCGTCAGGGTGCCGAGGACACGCAGGCACTCATCGCGTCGCCGGTCCAGACCGCGCGCGTGGTGCAGCGGACCCGCACCCTGGGCAGCGTGCTCGAGAACCTCGCAACGGTCATCGTCGTGGTGGTGGCCCTTGCGATCATCATCCCCGTGGCGATCCCGAACGCCGCCGTCGGCATCGTCGGTGGCGCCTCGCTCGTCGCCGCCGGCCTGGCCGTCGGCGCGCAGTCGATCGTGAAGGACCTGCTGTCCGGCATCTTCATGATCCTCGAGGACCAGGCCGGCGTCGGTGACGTCGTCGACACCGGGCAGGCCACGGGTGTCGTCGAGAACGTCGGGCTCCGTGTCATGCAGGTGCGCGACGTCAACGGGATCCTGTGGTTCGTGCCGAACGGCCAGATCCTGCGCGTCGGCAACCTGTCGCAGGGGTGGTCGCGGGTCCTCGTCGACATCACCGTCCCCTACGACACCGACATCGACGCCGTGCAGGACGCCCTGCTCAAGGCCGCCGTCACCATGTCGCAGGAGCCCCGCTGGCGCCAGCGCATCGTCGAGAAGCCCGAGATCTGGGGGCTGCAGTCGGTCTCCCCTGACGGAATGGTCTTCCGACTCGTCGTGAAGACCCGCGCCTCCGAGCTCGACGTCGTCGGCCGCGAACTCCGCGCCCGCCTGAAGCACGCCGTCGACGAGCTCGGCATCACCCTGCCGGCGATGGCGATGATCATGCCCGAGGGCTGGGAGAACGCGACCTCGATCAACGGCCTGCGATCCGTGCAGACGCGGCCCACCCCGGCGCCGACCAAGCCGCGCCGCCCCAAGCGCAACGTGCTCGGGCAACCCATCCGGACCGACGACCACCGCGACGGTGGGAAGGACTCCCAGTGA
- the pepN gene encoding aminopeptidase N encodes MPGENLTRTEAQERAGIVSVQTYDVELDLTRGAETFGSTTRVRFTATAGASTFIDAITKTVHSVTLNGTALDVDAVNDGVRIQLDDLQEQNELVVVSDALYTNTGEGLHRFVDPVDDEVYLYSQFEVPDSRRMFAVFEQPDLKAQFSFTVTAPSRWQVVSNSPTPEPHVDGEHATWAFPPTATISSYITALIAGPYEVVRDELTSSDGRTIPLGVFARKSLAEYLDPEYVFETTKKGFAYYEEKFDVPYPFEKYDQLFVPEFNAGAMENAGAVTFTETYVFRSKVTDAIKERRVVTILHELAHMWFGDLVTMKWWNDLWLNESFAEWASTIATAEATEWTEAWTTFQAMEKSWAYRQDQLPSTHPIVATINDLEDVQVNFDGITYAKGGSVLKQLVAWVGIDAFFAGVSAYFKKHHHSNTELRDLLVELEATSGRDLSEWSKLWLETAGVNTLRPEIEVDASGAITSFAVLQEAPADYPTLRPHRLAIGVYAFGTDDSAPFGADTASSGGKLERVHRVEIDIDGARTEVPELVGVHRGDLVLLNDDDLAYAKIRLDEQSRTTAIEHLAAIANPLARSIVWGAMWDATRDAESPASDYVRLALGNIATESESTTIRTTLSQLLLTTRNYVAPSKVDATVRTVGETLWQLAASAEAGSDAQFQFVKFFAQIASTPEHVATLQGLRDGSVTLNGLEIDTDLRWELLEGLVLAGAASDAEVDAELAADKTASGEQAAARARATIPTAEGKLAAFASLVDSSELPNAIVRQTTVGFQHVNSPVVLEGLVPKYFEVLTRIWAERSYHMADTIVSGLYPAPLASAELRDAAHAWLEAHPETPALRRIVSESVAGTERALRVQAADA; translated from the coding sequence GTGCCCGGAGAGAACCTCACCAGAACCGAAGCCCAGGAACGTGCCGGCATCGTCAGCGTGCAGACGTACGACGTCGAGCTCGACCTGACCCGCGGCGCCGAGACGTTCGGCAGCACCACTCGCGTGCGCTTCACCGCGACCGCCGGTGCGTCCACGTTCATCGACGCGATCACGAAGACCGTGCACTCCGTCACCCTGAACGGCACGGCGCTCGACGTCGACGCGGTGAACGACGGCGTCCGCATCCAGCTCGACGACCTGCAGGAGCAGAACGAGCTCGTGGTCGTCAGCGACGCGCTGTACACGAACACCGGCGAGGGCCTGCACCGCTTCGTCGACCCCGTGGACGACGAGGTGTACCTGTACTCCCAGTTCGAGGTCCCCGACTCGCGCCGCATGTTCGCGGTGTTCGAGCAGCCCGACCTCAAGGCACAGTTCTCCTTCACCGTGACGGCGCCGTCACGGTGGCAGGTCGTGTCGAACTCCCCGACGCCCGAGCCCCACGTCGACGGTGAGCACGCGACCTGGGCCTTCCCGCCCACCGCGACCATCTCGAGCTACATCACGGCGCTCATCGCCGGCCCGTACGAGGTCGTCCGCGACGAACTGACGAGCAGCGACGGCCGCACCATCCCGCTCGGCGTCTTCGCGCGCAAGTCGCTGGCCGAGTACCTCGACCCCGAGTACGTGTTCGAGACCACGAAGAAGGGCTTCGCCTACTACGAGGAGAAGTTCGACGTCCCGTACCCGTTCGAGAAGTACGACCAGCTCTTCGTGCCGGAGTTCAACGCCGGCGCGATGGAGAACGCGGGCGCGGTCACGTTCACCGAGACCTACGTCTTCCGCTCGAAGGTGACCGACGCCATCAAGGAGCGCCGGGTCGTCACGATCCTGCACGAGCTCGCGCACATGTGGTTCGGCGACCTCGTCACCATGAAGTGGTGGAACGACCTGTGGCTGAACGAGTCGTTCGCCGAGTGGGCCTCCACGATCGCCACCGCCGAGGCCACCGAGTGGACCGAGGCCTGGACCACGTTCCAGGCGATGGAGAAGTCCTGGGCCTACCGCCAGGACCAGCTCCCCTCGACCCACCCGATCGTCGCGACGATCAACGACCTCGAGGACGTCCAGGTCAACTTCGACGGCATCACGTACGCCAAGGGCGGCTCCGTCCTGAAGCAGCTCGTGGCGTGGGTCGGCATCGACGCGTTCTTCGCCGGTGTCTCGGCCTACTTCAAGAAGCACCACCACTCGAACACCGAGCTGCGTGACCTGCTCGTCGAGCTCGAGGCGACCAGCGGCCGTGACCTGTCCGAGTGGTCGAAGCTCTGGCTCGAGACCGCCGGGGTCAACACGCTCCGCCCGGAGATCGAGGTCGATGCGTCCGGCGCGATCACCTCGTTCGCCGTCCTGCAGGAAGCGCCGGCCGACTACCCGACGCTCCGCCCGCACCGCCTCGCCATCGGCGTCTACGCCTTCGGGACGGACGACTCCGCGCCGTTCGGTGCCGACACCGCGTCGTCCGGCGGCAAGCTCGAGCGCGTGCACCGCGTCGAGATCGACATCGACGGCGCACGCACCGAGGTCCCCGAGCTCGTCGGCGTGCATCGCGGCGACCTCGTGCTCCTCAACGACGACGACCTGGCCTACGCCAAGATCCGTCTCGACGAGCAGTCCCGCACGACGGCGATCGAGCACCTCGCGGCCATCGCGAACCCGCTCGCCCGCTCCATCGTTTGGGGTGCGATGTGGGACGCCACGCGCGACGCCGAGTCGCCCGCCAGCGACTACGTCCGGCTCGCGCTCGGCAACATCGCGACCGAGTCCGAGTCGACGACCATCCGCACGACCCTGTCGCAGCTGCTCCTGACGACGCGCAACTACGTCGCGCCGTCGAAGGTCGACGCCACGGTCCGCACGGTGGGCGAGACGCTCTGGCAGCTCGCGGCCTCGGCCGAGGCCGGGTCGGACGCCCAGTTCCAGTTCGTGAAGTTCTTCGCACAGATCGCGTCGACGCCCGAGCACGTCGCCACCCTGCAGGGGCTGCGCGACGGTTCGGTCACGCTGAACGGGCTCGAGATCGACACCGACCTGCGCTGGGAGCTGCTCGAGGGCCTCGTGCTCGCCGGTGCCGCCTCCGATGCCGAGGTCGACGCCGAGCTCGCGGCCGACAAGACCGCGTCGGGTGAACAGGCCGCGGCCCGCGCCCGTGCGACGATCCCGACCGCCGAGGGCAAGCTGGCCGCCTTCGCGTCGCTCGTCGACTCGTCCGAGCTGCCGAACGCGATCGTGCGCCAGACCACGGTCGGGTTCCAGCACGTGAACAGCCCCGTCGTGCTCGAAGGCCTCGTGCCGAAGTACTTCGAGGTGCTCACCCGCATCTGGGCCGAACGCAGCTACCACATGGCCGACACCATCGTCTCGGGCCTCTACCCGGCGCCGCTCGCGTCGGCCGAGCTCCGCGACGCCGCCCACGCGTGGCTCGAGGCGCACCCGGAGACCCCGGCGCTGCGGCGCATCGTGTCCGAGAGCGTCGCGGGCACGGAGCGTGCGCTCCGGGTGCAGGCGGCCGACGCTTGA
- a CDS encoding DsbA family protein, which translates to MSETTVDNTTEHPTERTTVEFWFDPNCPWAWMTSRWVGEVAEHRDLDVTWKVMSLFVLNEDQDIPDEYRERIHKGQLYPRIVTAARLRLGQDIVKPLYDALGEHVHHRQEQDPDQVVPAVLAELGLDADLLDYAWTDEVDAAVRVSHQDGIDRVGQDVGTPVIAVAGTAFFGPVISPAPKGQEALDLWDGVVAVAKYPGFFELKRSRTVGPVFDTTD; encoded by the coding sequence GTGAGCGAGACGACTGTGGACAACACGACGGAACACCCGACCGAACGCACCACCGTGGAGTTCTGGTTCGACCCGAACTGCCCCTGGGCCTGGATGACGAGCCGCTGGGTGGGCGAGGTCGCCGAGCACCGCGACCTCGACGTCACGTGGAAGGTGATGAGCCTGTTCGTCCTGAACGAGGACCAGGACATCCCCGACGAGTACCGCGAGCGCATCCACAAGGGGCAGCTCTACCCGCGCATCGTCACGGCGGCGCGGCTCCGGCTCGGCCAGGACATCGTGAAGCCGCTCTACGACGCCCTCGGTGAGCACGTCCACCACCGCCAGGAGCAGGACCCCGACCAGGTGGTCCCCGCCGTCCTCGCGGAACTCGGCCTCGACGCCGACCTGCTCGACTACGCCTGGACGGACGAGGTCGACGCCGCCGTGCGTGTCAGCCACCAGGACGGCATCGACCGCGTCGGACAGGACGTCGGCACGCCCGTCATCGCCGTCGCCGGCACCGCGTTCTTCGGCCCGGTCATCTCCCCGGCACCCAAGGGCCAGGAGGCGCTCGACCTGTGGGACGGCGTCGTCGCGGTGGCCAAGTACCCCGGCTTCTTCGAGCTCAAGCGCTCGCGCACCGTCGGCCCGGTCTTCGACACCACCGACTGA
- a CDS encoding GNAT family N-acetyltransferase, with translation MTTAYATNGVVVRDCTPADLDVVHALHVDAVLHSTAIWQETPHPRAYFDGWLAERHGDGYPVLVAEVDGTVAGYATYSQWRPHHGYRLTVEHSVYVVESFRGRGIASTLMRSLVERATAEGRHVMMAGICSTNTGSIALHTKLGFSTVAVVPEVGRKFDRWLDLTLMRLPLA, from the coding sequence ATGACGACAGCATATGCGACGAACGGGGTCGTGGTCCGCGACTGCACCCCGGCCGACCTCGACGTCGTGCACGCCCTGCACGTCGACGCCGTGCTGCACTCCACCGCCATCTGGCAGGAGACCCCGCACCCCCGCGCGTACTTCGACGGCTGGCTGGCCGAACGGCACGGCGACGGGTACCCCGTGCTCGTCGCCGAGGTCGACGGCACCGTGGCCGGGTACGCCACGTACTCGCAGTGGCGGCCGCACCACGGGTACCGGCTGACCGTCGAGCACAGTGTCTACGTGGTCGAGTCGTTCCGCGGTCGGGGCATCGCCTCGACCCTGATGCGATCGCTCGTCGAGCGGGCGACCGCCGAGGGCCGGCACGTCATGATGGCGGGGATCTGCAGCACGAACACCGGGTCGATCGCCCTGCACACCAAGCTCGGGTTCAGCACGGTCGCGGTCGTGCCCGAGGTCGGACGCAAGTTCGACCGCTGGCTGGACCTGACGCTCATGCGCCTGCCCCTCGCTTGA
- a CDS encoding XRE family transcriptional regulator, with the protein MSHIVDDEPGLAERALGERLQRLRTERKWSLTELAEESGVSRAMINRVERGVSSPTATILGRLSGAFGLTISQLLDEALEHEVPRATDPDDARGIQRGATAESWTDPDTGYRRRPVSSAAFPADVTEVRLPAGREVAYPASAYAFLRHCIWVVDGVLELVVGGEPTRLAAGDRIELGDPADVVYRNPGEVPTRYVVVVVRGQ; encoded by the coding sequence ATGTCTCACATCGTAGACGACGAGCCGGGCCTCGCGGAACGTGCCCTCGGCGAGCGCCTCCAACGCCTACGCACAGAACGCAAGTGGAGCCTCACCGAACTCGCCGAGGAGTCCGGTGTCTCCCGCGCGATGATCAACCGCGTCGAGCGCGGGGTGTCGAGCCCCACCGCGACGATCCTCGGCCGGCTCTCCGGCGCCTTCGGCCTGACGATCTCGCAGCTCCTCGACGAGGCCCTCGAACACGAGGTGCCCAGGGCGACCGACCCCGACGACGCACGTGGCATCCAACGCGGCGCGACCGCGGAGTCCTGGACCGATCCCGACACCGGGTACCGCCGCCGTCCGGTCTCGAGTGCGGCGTTCCCCGCGGACGTCACCGAGGTGCGCCTCCCGGCCGGCCGCGAAGTGGCCTACCCGGCGTCCGCCTACGCGTTCCTGCGGCACTGCATCTGGGTGGTCGACGGCGTGCTCGAGCTCGTCGTCGGCGGCGAGCCGACGCGGCTCGCCGCGGGCGACCGGATCGAGCTCGGTGACCCCGCCGACGTGGTCTACCGGAACCCGGGCGAGGTGCCCACGCGGTACGTCGTCGTGGTGGTCCGGGGGCAGTAG
- a CDS encoding ribose-5-phosphate isomerase: MRIHLGTDHAGLEFNQTLATHLTEAGHEVVDHGPTEYDALDDYPSFCINAAHAVVQDQRAGVQALGVVFGGSGNGEQIAANKVEGVRAALVWNESTALLARQHNDANVISIGARQHTEDEAIRFVDLFIAEPFSGEERHTRRIAQLAEYEQTGHIAGKQIDGSAE; the protein is encoded by the coding sequence ATGCGCATCCACCTCGGAACGGACCACGCCGGCCTCGAGTTCAACCAGACCCTCGCAACGCACCTGACCGAAGCCGGGCACGAGGTCGTGGACCACGGACCGACCGAGTACGACGCGCTCGACGACTACCCCTCGTTCTGCATCAACGCCGCGCACGCCGTGGTGCAGGACCAGCGTGCCGGCGTCCAGGCGCTCGGCGTCGTGTTCGGCGGTTCCGGCAACGGCGAGCAGATCGCCGCGAACAAGGTCGAGGGCGTCCGCGCAGCGCTCGTCTGGAACGAGTCGACCGCACTCCTCGCACGCCAGCACAACGACGCGAACGTCATCTCGATCGGTGCCCGCCAGCACACCGAGGACGAAGCGATCCGCTTCGTCGACCTGTTCATCGCCGAGCCGTTCTCGGGCGAGGAGCGTCACACACGCCGCATCGCGCAGCTGGCCGAGTACGAGCAGACGGGGCACATCGCCGGCAAGCAGATCGACGGCTCGGCCGAGTAG
- a CDS encoding DNA-formamidopyrimidine glycosylase family protein, with protein MPEGHSVHRIANQFTRHFVGKRCEVSSPQGRFAAGAAQLDGKRMIAARAVAKQMFLEFEGDLFLRVHLGLYGAWDFAGVISTAEALSDDDDREESLTSIGAPRLARYRMAEQEKVEDPIESFPPDPVGQVRVRILTEDTVADLRGPTAGVVETPAEVQRALDKLGPDPMNDDGPEAEETFVDNVRKRNVAIGQLLMDQSVVSGIGNIYRAELLFRQRIDPYKVGKKITVKQAKALWADWSKLLHDGVRDGLMMTMDGLSDAEYKKAQRSRKDRHWVYHRQGEPCRVCGTEIRMADMAGRKLYWCPKDQK; from the coding sequence ATGCCCGAGGGTCACTCCGTCCACCGAATCGCCAACCAGTTCACCCGGCACTTCGTCGGCAAGCGCTGCGAGGTGTCCAGTCCGCAGGGGCGGTTCGCCGCCGGGGCCGCCCAGCTCGACGGCAAGCGGATGATCGCCGCCCGTGCCGTGGCGAAGCAGATGTTCCTCGAGTTCGAGGGCGACCTGTTCCTCCGCGTCCACCTCGGCCTCTACGGCGCGTGGGACTTCGCGGGGGTGATCTCCACCGCCGAGGCGCTGTCGGACGACGACGACCGCGAGGAGTCGCTCACCTCCATCGGTGCTCCACGCCTGGCCCGCTACCGGATGGCCGAGCAGGAGAAGGTCGAGGACCCGATCGAGTCCTTCCCGCCGGACCCCGTCGGCCAGGTGCGGGTCCGGATCCTGACCGAGGACACCGTCGCCGACCTGCGCGGCCCGACGGCCGGCGTGGTGGAGACCCCGGCCGAGGTGCAGCGTGCCCTCGACAAGCTCGGCCCCGACCCGATGAACGACGACGGTCCCGAAGCCGAGGAGACCTTCGTCGACAACGTCCGGAAGCGGAACGTCGCCATCGGCCAGCTGCTCATGGACCAGTCCGTGGTGAGCGGCATCGGCAACATCTACCGGGCCGAACTGCTGTTCCGGCAGCGCATCGACCCGTACAAGGTCGGCAAGAAGATCACCGTCAAGCAGGCGAAGGCGCTGTGGGCGGACTGGTCGAAGCTGCTGCACGACGGCGTCCGTGACGGCCTGATGATGACGATGGACGGCCTGTCCGACGCCGAGTACAAGAAGGCACAGCGGTCGCGGAAGGACCGGCACTGGGTGTACCACCGCCAGGGTGAGCCCTGCCGGGTGTGCGGCACCGAGATCCGGATGGCCGACATGGCCGGCCGGAAGCTCTACTGGTGCCCGAAGGACCAGAAGTAG